A window of the Pungitius pungitius chromosome 3, fPunPun2.1, whole genome shotgun sequence genome harbors these coding sequences:
- the xaf1 gene encoding XIAP-associated factor 1 isoform X1 — protein MEDKQATRSCGTCHKDVSEANFSLHETHCRRFLCLCPVCKEPVPRDQLDRHQEEQHAEVRCSKCHLKMERRHLADHQTDACAQRLQSCCFCELVLPLKHLDQHRVACGSRTELCADCGRYVTLRERPGHGAACSASEPPGASGATPPPKNKGQGKGRGGGGEAFGRVVSPEAASRSLRCAAGRRRCGRCSASFPPEEVEEHELVCFLATPLDDKEAEEERDDVTGQGDTDWWPRGGRAAGPDEGDPDLLSTCPHCHLALPLATLRWHQVKCQILRNLRNLNSSR, from the exons ATGGAGGACAAACAGGCGACACGCAGCTGCGGCACGTG CCACAAAGACGTTTCAGAGGCAAACTTCTCTCTGCACGAGACGCACTGCAGACGCTTCCTGTGTCTCTGCCCCGTCTGCAAGGAGCCGGTTCCCCGAGATCAGCTGGACCGACACCAAGAGGAGCAGCACGccgag GTGAGATGCTCCAAGTGTCACCTGAAGATGGAGCGCCGTCACCTCGCCGATCACCAG ACTGACGCGTGTGCGCAGCGCCTGcagagctgctgcttctgcGAGCTGGTGCTGCCTCTCAAGCACCTGGACCAGCACCGCGTGGCCTGCGGCAGCCGCACCGAGCTGTGCGCAGACTGCGGCCGCTACGTCACGCTGAGGGAGCGGCCCGGCCACGGCGCCGCCTGCTCCGCCTCGGAGCCCCCCGGGGCCTCCGGCGCCACACCACCACCGAAGAACAAGGGTCAGGGTAAggggcgcggcggcggcggcgaagCTTTCGGCCGCGTGGTTTCTCCTGAAGCGGCGTCTCGTTCTCTCCGTTGTGCAGCAGGAAGGAGGCGCTGCGGCAGATGTTCGGCTTCTTTTCCGCCGGAGGAGGTAGAAGAGCACGAG CTGGTGTGTTTCCTAGCAACGCCTTTGGACGAcaaagaggcggaggaggagcgcgACGACGTCACCGGGCAGGGGGACACCGATTGGTGGCCGAGGGGCGGCCGGGCAGCCGGGCCCGATGAGGGCGACCCGGACCTGCTCTCCACCTGCCCCCACTGCCACCTGGCCCTGCCCCTCGCCACACTGCGCTGGCACCAG gtCAAGTGTCAAATCCTGAGGAACCTGAGGAACCTGAACTCATCGCGATAG
- the xaf1 gene encoding XIAP-associated factor 1 isoform X2, whose protein sequence is MEDKQATRSCGTCHKDVSEANFSLHETHCRRFLCLCPVCKEPVPRDQLDRHQEEQHAEVRCSKCHLKMERRHLADHQTDACAQRLQSCCFCELVLPLKHLDQHRVACGSRTELCADCGRYVTLRERPGHGAACSASEPPGASGATPPPKNKGQAGRRRCGRCSASFPPEEVEEHELVCFLATPLDDKEAEEERDDVTGQGDTDWWPRGGRAAGPDEGDPDLLSTCPHCHLALPLATLRWHQVKCQILRNLRNLNSSR, encoded by the exons ATGGAGGACAAACAGGCGACACGCAGCTGCGGCACGTG CCACAAAGACGTTTCAGAGGCAAACTTCTCTCTGCACGAGACGCACTGCAGACGCTTCCTGTGTCTCTGCCCCGTCTGCAAGGAGCCGGTTCCCCGAGATCAGCTGGACCGACACCAAGAGGAGCAGCACGccgag GTGAGATGCTCCAAGTGTCACCTGAAGATGGAGCGCCGTCACCTCGCCGATCACCAG ACTGACGCGTGTGCGCAGCGCCTGcagagctgctgcttctgcGAGCTGGTGCTGCCTCTCAAGCACCTGGACCAGCACCGCGTGGCCTGCGGCAGCCGCACCGAGCTGTGCGCAGACTGCGGCCGCTACGTCACGCTGAGGGAGCGGCCCGGCCACGGCGCCGCCTGCTCCGCCTCGGAGCCCCCCGGGGCCTCCGGCGCCACACCACCACCGAAGAACAAGGGTCAGG CAGGAAGGAGGCGCTGCGGCAGATGTTCGGCTTCTTTTCCGCCGGAGGAGGTAGAAGAGCACGAG CTGGTGTGTTTCCTAGCAACGCCTTTGGACGAcaaagaggcggaggaggagcgcgACGACGTCACCGGGCAGGGGGACACCGATTGGTGGCCGAGGGGCGGCCGGGCAGCCGGGCCCGATGAGGGCGACCCGGACCTGCTCTCCACCTGCCCCCACTGCCACCTGGCCCTGCCCCTCGCCACACTGCGCTGGCACCAG gtCAAGTGTCAAATCCTGAGGAACCTGAGGAACCTGAACTCATCGCGATAG